GAAGCTGACACTTTTACACCAGATTTTATTATAGAACCTAGTATAAAAGACTATTTAAAAGGAATAGATCCTGTAATTGAGACCATAAAATCAAAACATTAGTAACCATAAAAATTATCTATCCTAAAATATCCCTTTTTCAGCAGTTCTCAGAATCATGTCATAATGGAGAAATAGATATGTTTCTTAATCATTAAACAATTATATATTGTTAATATATATAATGTAAGGTAAGCATTATATATAGCTTATTGAAATTAAATAGAGGATACAGAGTATGATTTTAAAATATTTAAAGAAAAATATGATTTTACCTACAAAAGAATTTCTTATAGATAAATATGCGTAAAAAACATACCAGTTACAAGTAAAAACTAACCACTTACTGTTGTTATATTTACAAGGAAAAAAATAGGTAATATAATAAAAATGTGGGGAGTGAAAATATGAAAATACGAATTGAAGTGGATAACAAAATCAAAGAAGATGAAGTTATTATTAGATGTAGTGAACTAAGTCAAGATGTTAAAAATATTCAAATTATACTTGATGATATGTTGTCACAGAAGAAGCATATAACTTTTTACAGAGGTGGTACTGAGTATTATATTTCCTTAGAAAAAATTTTATTTTTTGAAACTGAAAAAAATGGGATTTGTGCACATACCATTGACAATATATATAATGTGAAATATAAGCTTTATGAACTTGAAGAATTTTTACCAGGATATTTTATGAGAGTTTCAAAATCAACAATTTTAAATACAAATCATATTTACTCCATAACACGCAGCATATCATCATCAAGTAAGGTTGAATTTCAAAATACTCATAAACAGGTATATGTTTCAAGATATTATTATAAACCATTAAAAATTAAATTATTAGAAAAGGGGAAATGATATGAAAAAAGATGGGATTTTTTGGGGATTGATATTTATATTAGGAGGAGTTCTCTTGATTATAAATAAGCTTGGATACTTTCCTGATGTAAATGTGTTTAGTTTATTGTTAACAATTTTTTTAGTAGTAGTTATTGTGAAAAGTTTATTTACTCTTAATTTTTCAGGTATTTTATTCCCTATTGCATTTATTTGTATAATATATGATAAACAATTAGGGATAACAAAGATTACACCTTGGACTGTATTACTTGCAGCAGCACTTGGTAGTATTGGTCTTTCTATGATTTTTCATAAACGTACTAAAACGGTTAATTTTAAATGTCATTGTGAAGGCGATAAGTTTGAGAAAATCGATATAGAAGATGGAAGTTATGTTAGATTTAATAATTCATTTAGTGGTACTATAAAATATATAAATACAGATAAGTTTGAACAAGCGGATTTAAAGTGTTCTTTTGGAGCTATGAAGGTGTATTTTGATAATGCGGTCATGAGTAATAATAATGCTGTAGTTAGGATTAATGCTTCTTTTTCAGGAATAGAACTATATATACCTAAAAGTTGGAAGATTGAGAATAAAACTGATGTATTTTTAGCTTCCATTGAAGAAAAGAATAAAAACGATGAAATAACAACAAATACTTTAACATTAGTTGGTAACATTAATTTTTCAGGAGTAGAAATACTTTACATTTAATTAAAATTGTAAAGATGGAAAAATCACATATTTAGTATATCAACCAAGCATTTTCTGTATGAAAATAATTGCTAAAAAATTATATATTAGAGGGGAGTGTATATGTATGAAAGCAGCTTTTTTAATCATAGATATGCAGAATGGATGTCGTGAATTTTGTAAGTGTCAAAGGGAATTTGATGAGGCAGTGGAGTATATAAATGAGGTAGCTAAGTTGTTTAGAGAAAAAGAATTACCTGTTGTAAGAGTAATGGATATTGAAGTAGGGGATGGACCTGGTTCTAAA
The DNA window shown above is from Haloimpatiens massiliensis and carries:
- a CDS encoding LytTR family DNA-binding domain-containing protein, coding for MKIRIEVDNKIKEDEVIIRCSELSQDVKNIQIILDDMLSQKKHITFYRGGTEYYISLEKILFFETEKNGICAHTIDNIYNVKYKLYELEEFLPGYFMRVSKSTILNTNHIYSITRSISSSSKVEFQNTHKQVYVSRYYYKPLKIKLLEKGK
- a CDS encoding LiaF transmembrane domain-containing protein, producing MKKDGIFWGLIFILGGVLLIINKLGYFPDVNVFSLLLTIFLVVVIVKSLFTLNFSGILFPIAFICIIYDKQLGITKITPWTVLLAAALGSIGLSMIFHKRTKTVNFKCHCEGDKFEKIDIEDGSYVRFNNSFSGTIKYINTDKFEQADLKCSFGAMKVYFDNAVMSNNNAVVRINASFSGIELYIPKSWKIENKTDVFLASIEEKNKNDEITTNTLTLVGNINFSGVEILYI